A single window of Athene noctua chromosome 1, bAthNoc1.hap1.1, whole genome shotgun sequence DNA harbors:
- the TMEM39A gene encoding transmembrane protein 39A isoform X1 — translation MPGGRRGPSRQQLSRSALPSLQTLVGGSCGNGTGLRNRNGSAISLSAPPITALITPEPVRHCRIPELPLDGSLLFEFLFFIYLLVALFIQYINIYKTVWWYPYNHPASCTSLNFHLIDYHLAAFITVMLARRLVWALISEASQVGATSVIHYMVRLVLLTLCGWVLCWTLVNLFRSHSVLNLLFLGYPFGVYVPLCCFHQDSRAQPLPADCGYLVQDQMVDDGSSAVSSLVKPKDFLSLLWESLREQFNNPTSIPTHSCPLSPDLIRNEVECLKADFNRRIKEVLFNSLFSAYYVAFLPLCFVKSTQYYDMRWSCEHLIMVWINAFVMLTTQLLPPKYCDLLHRSAAHLGKWQKLEHGSYSNAPQHIWSENTIWPQGVLVRRSRCLYKAVGPYNVAVPSDVSHARFYFLFHRPLRLLNLLILIEGSVVCYQLYSLLRSEKWNHTLSMALILFCNYYVLFKLLRDRIVLGRAYSYPLNNYGLKAH, via the exons ATGCCCGGTGGAAGGAGGGGACCCAGCCGGCAGCAGCTAAGCCGTTCAGCTTTGCCTTCTCTCCAGACGCTGGTTGGTGGGAGCTGCGGGAACGGTACTGGTTTGAGAAACAG GAATGGTAGTGCCATCAGCCTCTCTGCACCTCCGATCACAGCGCTGATTACGCCGGAGCCTGTACGTCACTGCCGGATCCCTGAACTGCCACTGGATGGGAGCCTTCTCTTTGAATTCCTGTTCTTCATCTACCTACTGGTAGCCCTCTTCATTCAGTACATCAACATCTACAAGACTGTCTGGTGGTACCCATACAATCACCCTGCATCCTGCACCTCACTG aATTTTCACCTCATTGACTACCACCTGGCGGCGTTCATCACAGTGATGCTGGCTCGGAGGCTGGTGTGGGCCCTCATCTCTGAG GCCTCTCAGGTGGGTGCGACATCAGTGATTCACTACATGGTGCGCCTGGTGCTGCTCACCCTCTGTGGATGGGTGCTCTGCTGGACTTTGGTCAACCTCTTCCGCAGCCATTCTGTTCTCAACCTTCTCTTCCTGGGCTACCC GTTTGGTGTCTACGTTCCTCTGTGCTGCTTCCACCAGGACAGCAGAGCACAGCCCCTTCCTGCAGACTGTGGTTACTTGGTACAGGACCAGATGGTGGATGATGGGTCTTCAGCTGTCAGCAGCCTGGTCAAACCCAAAGATTTCCTCTCGCTTCTGTGGGAGTCCCTGAGAGAACAGTTCAATAACCCTACATCTATCCCcacccacagctgccccctctccCCAGATCTCATCCGCAATGAGGTGGAGTGCCTAAAAGCAGACTTCAACCGCAGGATCAAGGAAGTTCTCTTCAACTCTCTCTTCAGTGCCTACTACGTGGCGTTTCTGCCACTGTGTTTTGTGAAG AGCACCCAGTATTACGACATGCGCTGGTCCTGCGAGCACCTCATCATGGTGTGGATCAACGCCTTTGTCATGCTCACCACTCAGCTGCTGCCTCCCAAGTACTGTGACCTGCTCCACAGATCAGCTGCCCACCTCGGCAAGTGGCAGAAACTAGAACACGGTTCCTACAGCAATGCTCCGCAGCATAT CTGGTCAGAAAACACAATATGGCCACAAGGAGTTCTGGTGCGACGGAGCCGATGCCTGTATAAAGCAGTTGGGCCTTACAACGTAGCAGTGCCTTCAGATGTGTCCCACGCCCGCTTTTAT TTCCTTTTTCACCGTCCATTACGGCTGCTCAACCTGCTGATTCTCATCGAAGGCAGCGTGGTCTGCTACCAGCTCTACTCGCTGCTGCGCTCAGAGAAGTGGAACCATACCCTCTCCATGGCCCTCATCCTTTTCTGCAATTACTATGTTTTATTTAAGCTCCTCCGGGACCGGATAGTATTAGGCAGGGCATACTCCTACCCACTTAACAACTATGGACTCAAGGCACACTAG
- the TMEM39A gene encoding transmembrane protein 39A isoform X2: protein MLARRLVWALISEASQVGATSVIHYMVRLVLLTLCGWVLCWTLVNLFRSHSVLNLLFLGYPFGVYVPLCCFHQDSRAQPLPADCGYLVQDQMVDDGSSAVSSLVKPKDFLSLLWESLREQFNNPTSIPTHSCPLSPDLIRNEVECLKADFNRRIKEVLFNSLFSAYYVAFLPLCFVKSTQYYDMRWSCEHLIMVWINAFVMLTTQLLPPKYCDLLHRSAAHLGKWQKLEHGSYSNAPQHIWSENTIWPQGVLVRRSRCLYKAVGPYNVAVPSDVSHARFYFLFHRPLRLLNLLILIEGSVVCYQLYSLLRSEKWNHTLSMALILFCNYYVLFKLLRDRIVLGRAYSYPLNNYGLKAH, encoded by the exons ATGCTGGCTCGGAGGCTGGTGTGGGCCCTCATCTCTGAG GCCTCTCAGGTGGGTGCGACATCAGTGATTCACTACATGGTGCGCCTGGTGCTGCTCACCCTCTGTGGATGGGTGCTCTGCTGGACTTTGGTCAACCTCTTCCGCAGCCATTCTGTTCTCAACCTTCTCTTCCTGGGCTACCC GTTTGGTGTCTACGTTCCTCTGTGCTGCTTCCACCAGGACAGCAGAGCACAGCCCCTTCCTGCAGACTGTGGTTACTTGGTACAGGACCAGATGGTGGATGATGGGTCTTCAGCTGTCAGCAGCCTGGTCAAACCCAAAGATTTCCTCTCGCTTCTGTGGGAGTCCCTGAGAGAACAGTTCAATAACCCTACATCTATCCCcacccacagctgccccctctccCCAGATCTCATCCGCAATGAGGTGGAGTGCCTAAAAGCAGACTTCAACCGCAGGATCAAGGAAGTTCTCTTCAACTCTCTCTTCAGTGCCTACTACGTGGCGTTTCTGCCACTGTGTTTTGTGAAG AGCACCCAGTATTACGACATGCGCTGGTCCTGCGAGCACCTCATCATGGTGTGGATCAACGCCTTTGTCATGCTCACCACTCAGCTGCTGCCTCCCAAGTACTGTGACCTGCTCCACAGATCAGCTGCCCACCTCGGCAAGTGGCAGAAACTAGAACACGGTTCCTACAGCAATGCTCCGCAGCATAT CTGGTCAGAAAACACAATATGGCCACAAGGAGTTCTGGTGCGACGGAGCCGATGCCTGTATAAAGCAGTTGGGCCTTACAACGTAGCAGTGCCTTCAGATGTGTCCCACGCCCGCTTTTAT TTCCTTTTTCACCGTCCATTACGGCTGCTCAACCTGCTGATTCTCATCGAAGGCAGCGTGGTCTGCTACCAGCTCTACTCGCTGCTGCGCTCAGAGAAGTGGAACCATACCCTCTCCATGGCCCTCATCCTTTTCTGCAATTACTATGTTTTATTTAAGCTCCTCCGGGACCGGATAGTATTAGGCAGGGCATACTCCTACCCACTTAACAACTATGGACTCAAGGCACACTAG